The Manis javanica isolate MJ-LG chromosome 2, MJ_LKY, whole genome shotgun sequence genome contains a region encoding:
- the SWI5 gene encoding DNA repair protein SWI5 homolog isoform X1 codes for MGVKRGLGRKIKHRAPDGNDSSKRDCDVTAFHSSLPTPVPPLRGGGGERRARTEVLGDREPREPRRSGSGLQEDSSYLEDLRGRSLAPALDSPALQTPPRRGPRTPGLRRADSRSNQPFFPLGCLSRTQPGPSKSFRGAFRSPRPSPNSGQADGASEDSLHLDTEKLKEKRAMLDKEIAQLMSEGYNVDELEDHIAQLHEYNDIKDVGQMLLGKLAMIRGVTTKELYPEFDLDMND; via the exons ATGGGGGTGAAACGAGGTCTGGGTCGTAAGATCAAACACCGGGCTCCCGACGGTAATGACAGTTCCAAGAGGGATTGTGACGTAACTGCATTCCACTCCTCCCTACCGACGCCCGTGCCTCCGCTCcgcggtgggggaggggagcgcAGGGCCAGGACCGAGGTCCTTGGAGACCGGGAGCCCCGAGAGCCCAGGAGGTCCGGTTCTGGACTGCAGGAG GATTCTAGTTACCTGGAGGACTTGAGAGGCCGCTCTCTCGCCCCCGCCCTGGACTCTCCGGCGCTGCAGACTCCCCCAAGACGGGGGCCCCGGACCCCAGGGCTCAGGAG AGCGGACTCTAGGTCCAAtcagcctttttttcccctcGGATGCCTCTCCAGGACTCAACCAGGACCTTCCAAAAGTTTCCGCGGGGCCTTCCGATCCCCT CGGCCATCTCCCAACTCTGGTCAGGCTGATGGGGCCAGCGAGGATTCTTTGCACCTTGATACTGAGAAACTGAAGGAGAAGAGGGCCATGCTGGACAAGGAGATCGCCCAGTTAATGTCTGA AGGCTATAATGTAGATGAACTGGAGGACCATATCGCACAGCTGCATGAGTATAATGACATTAAGGATGTGGGCCAGATGCTGCTGGGAAAACTCG cCATGATCCGAGGTGTCACCACCAAAGAGTTGTATCCAGAATTTGACCTGGACATGAATGACTGA
- the SWI5 gene encoding DNA repair protein SWI5 homolog isoform X2 encodes MGVKRGLGRKIKHRAPDGNDSSKRDCDVTAFHSSLPTPVPPLRGGGGERRARTEVLGDREPREPRRSGSGLQEDSSYLEDLRGRSLAPALDSPALQTPPRRGPRTPGLRRTQPGPSKSFRGAFRSPRPSPNSGQADGASEDSLHLDTEKLKEKRAMLDKEIAQLMSEGYNVDELEDHIAQLHEYNDIKDVGQMLLGKLAMIRGVTTKELYPEFDLDMND; translated from the exons ATGGGGGTGAAACGAGGTCTGGGTCGTAAGATCAAACACCGGGCTCCCGACGGTAATGACAGTTCCAAGAGGGATTGTGACGTAACTGCATTCCACTCCTCCCTACCGACGCCCGTGCCTCCGCTCcgcggtgggggaggggagcgcAGGGCCAGGACCGAGGTCCTTGGAGACCGGGAGCCCCGAGAGCCCAGGAGGTCCGGTTCTGGACTGCAGGAG GATTCTAGTTACCTGGAGGACTTGAGAGGCCGCTCTCTCGCCCCCGCCCTGGACTCTCCGGCGCTGCAGACTCCCCCAAGACGGGGGCCCCGGACCCCAGGGCTCAGGAG GACTCAACCAGGACCTTCCAAAAGTTTCCGCGGGGCCTTCCGATCCCCT CGGCCATCTCCCAACTCTGGTCAGGCTGATGGGGCCAGCGAGGATTCTTTGCACCTTGATACTGAGAAACTGAAGGAGAAGAGGGCCATGCTGGACAAGGAGATCGCCCAGTTAATGTCTGA AGGCTATAATGTAGATGAACTGGAGGACCATATCGCACAGCTGCATGAGTATAATGACATTAAGGATGTGGGCCAGATGCTGCTGGGAAAACTCG cCATGATCCGAGGTGTCACCACCAAAGAGTTGTATCCAGAATTTGACCTGGACATGAATGACTGA